One genomic region from Microcystis panniformis FACHB-1757 encodes:
- a CDS encoding aldo/keto reductase, which translates to MGCGTWAWGNRLLWGYDESMDSQLQAVFNLCVERGVTLFDTGDSYGTGKLNGQSEKLLGRFTGEYTGYNADHIRIATKLAPYPWRLTRHAMVKACQASATRLGRPVDLVQMHWSTGNYAPWQEGGLLDGLGDCLEKGLVKGVGLSNFGPKRLKSAYQKFASRGIPITSLQVQYSLLSTYPLADLGLKELCEQLGIKIIAYSPLALGLLTGKYRDNKNLPPGLRRFLFGQLIPAISPLMSCLEVIAQAKNKTISQVALNWCICKGTIPIPGAKNVRQAEDNLGALGWSLDSGEITELDKIAAGLDKKMVQNIFQTK; encoded by the coding sequence ATGGGCTGCGGTACTTGGGCCTGGGGAAATCGTCTTCTCTGGGGTTATGATGAGAGTATGGATAGCCAGTTACAAGCGGTTTTTAATCTCTGCGTCGAGCGGGGTGTCACCCTATTTGATACGGGAGACTCCTACGGCACAGGCAAACTCAACGGACAGAGTGAGAAGCTATTAGGACGCTTTACAGGGGAATATACCGGTTATAACGCTGATCATATCCGTATTGCTACCAAACTCGCCCCTTATCCTTGGCGTTTAACCCGTCATGCCATGGTGAAAGCTTGTCAAGCTTCGGCAACCAGACTAGGCCGCCCGGTGGATTTAGTGCAAATGCACTGGTCAACGGGCAATTATGCGCCATGGCAGGAGGGAGGATTATTAGACGGATTGGGGGATTGTCTGGAAAAGGGGTTAGTTAAAGGGGTGGGTTTATCCAATTTTGGACCGAAAAGATTGAAGTCTGCCTATCAAAAGTTTGCCAGTCGCGGCATTCCTATTACCAGTTTACAGGTACAGTATTCTCTCCTTTCTACCTATCCTCTCGCTGACTTGGGATTAAAGGAACTATGTGAGCAATTGGGTATTAAAATTATTGCCTATAGTCCCTTAGCTTTGGGGTTATTAACCGGGAAATATCGAGATAATAAAAACTTACCCCCAGGATTACGTCGCTTCCTTTTTGGTCAATTAATTCCCGCTATTTCGCCTCTGATGAGTTGCCTAGAAGTTATCGCCCAAGCTAAAAATAAAACTATTAGCCAAGTTGCCTTAAATTGGTGTATCTGTAAGGGAACAATTCCTATACCCGGAGCTAAAAATGTTCGGCAAGCTGAGGATAATTTAGGCGCTTTAGGATGGAGTTTAGACAGTGGGGAAATAACAGAATTAGATAAAATTGCCGCAGGTTTAGATAAAAAAATGGTGCAAAATATCTTTCAAACTAAGTAG